The Silvibacterium dinghuense DNA window TCTCAGAGGTTCTGAAGTAAACCCGCCTTCCCAGACGAATGCGGGTTCGGTTCACTCTTTGAGCCCATGGGCTGGGCTGTCTCAGGCTAAGGCGAAGACCGTTTGCCGAGCGAGATAAGACCTGGGCGAGTTCTCTAGGCGTAAGTAGAGGTCCGAAGCGTTCAATCAATAACTTTTCGATAGTCATGCGCTGTCCACCCGAAGTAAGGTAAGTTGGTGCAAGTCGAGGGTAGTTAGGGAGACATGGGTATGTACCCGCTTAGGTCAGCCGAAAAGGTTAACGCCGATCTCGCCGCACCGCCCAATTACCCCGGTTGCTATCCGCCCGTCACCGAAGCGATCCGAAATCTGTATAAGGCCTGGGAAAGCGATCGGCGGTTGCGTCGTCCAGCGTCCATTTTGGCGCAACTGCGCTTATGGATCGACCCCGCGTTGGCAAGCTATAAGGAAGAGTGTCGTAGCCAAGGCAGAAAAGCTGTCGGTATTCCCCAAAGCCCCACTCGTTATCTCCAGCGAGTGGGATATGAGCGCGCAATAAAGAGAATCCATCGTGTGCGCGATCTCATGCGCCGGGCAAACAACCCTTTACCGGTCTTCACTCTGGAGCAGCTGTGCGGTCTCGAAGAGCTAGTGATGCCGGATTCCGTTGTAGATCAGCAACCGCAGGCGTGGCCCGATTCAGCCGCCGCGGTGCTCGACATGTTGGTTAGGTTGATTGAGACATGCCGGCAGATGAGGCCAAGCAAAAGAGCGATTCGAGGGGCTTCACTTATGGATGTCACTCGCCGTCGGTGCGATTATTGCGACAGCCTTACTGAGGCGGCGGCTTTTGAAGAATCTGGAATTGTGCCTCTCCCCCAGCAAGTCAAGCTCGAAACATACATTGGTGAGCTAGAGAAGCGCTCATACTGCCCTCGCAACAGAGCGGTCAAGAAAAGACTTGTACTCAGCCGCAAGCTATGTTCTGAGCACATGACAGGCGGGCGCACGAAAGGGAGTGCATTAGCTGCGCGTCGAAGACTTGCGCTTAGGGAAACCAGAATCCAGGAGACGCTTAAGGAACTGAAATTCTATGACTGCCATCGACGGAAACCTGAAGAGGGCCCCTTGGATGCTGTCCTTGCGTGCTTTTATTCAGACCTGGTCTGGTTCATATGCTTCGAAACGAGAGACGAAGAGTTGAGACGATTGGCACGAGAGTTTGTAGATGCTGGCATGAACGAGAGGAAAGCGATCATCGCCTACCTAAAGCGAAGCGGCCACCCACAAGCAGAGATTGCACGATTTCTTGGCGTGAAGCCTCCGGCGGTATCGAGGGCTCTGAGCACGATCCCGGGCCGATACCTTGCAGCGGGTATCTCCAATCGGCGATCGCCGCTGACATCTACACTGGCATGTAGAGATGTTGGTTAGTTGCGGAGTGAGAATAGCAGGAAATTCGCACCAATGGAGCCGGGCGGTGACTCCCAAAAGGGCGTTTATCATCACCTATCTTGAAAGCTTGTAAGACCTCTACAGTTTTGGTTACAAGCGTCTGCTGTTGAACAGCGGCAATGACAGAACGTGGATGCCGCCGCCATTCGGCTGAGGTTGAGCGCTTGATAACGCGGGGGAACTCTGAACACCTGTCGGGTGTGGTAATGTGATAAACGTGACAGCGAATAAAAAGCGAATTCCATGGAAGCGAATATCGCAATCGTTGGCGTAGAAACTCAAGCTAGGCAATGCGGTAGACAAATTCTCTTTATCACCTACGCAGAGCACAGGTACAGTGGCACATACCGAAAACTTAGCTTGGGGCCGACGTTGAGCGTTTACGACCAAAAACCCGCACGTTTCTTGATTGACCTCACCGACAAAAAACATGCGAATTTGAACTCCTCGATCTACTGTGCTGGTTTTGAACTTGGAAAATGGCGTTGCTCACAGCTCGCCTTTCACTTGGCCGAATGGCTACCTGATTATGCCTTGATCGAGGAAGAGCTTCGAGTCAATCACGGCAACATGGTGCTGAAGCTGAATCAGGCTGCTATCCGCGTTTACACCAGCGAGAAATATCAGAAGCGAGGTGAAGCGGGCGAGATTGCATTGCATGCCGTCTGCAGAGATTTCTTTCAGACCATTCCGATCTCTCCGAGAGTGTTTTACAAGTCGGCTTCCAACGACCTGGTCAAAGCCTTTGACATGGTGCATGCGCGCCTGCCTGAAGGTGAGCCTGTCGAGCTTTGGCTTGGAGAATCCAAACTTTGGGAGCAGGGAGATTCAGCTATCGCAGATGCGATCAAGTCCGTTAGGGCTCACATTGACGCAGGTTTTCTGGCAAACGAAAAACTCATACTTGGCCCGCAGATACCGAAGGACACTCCACGGTATGAAGAAATTGTGAAGCTGTTCCATAAGAGCACGAGTTTGGACTCCTTTCTGAAGAGCTCTGTCTTTGTAATCGGCATCCTTTGCGATAGCGCATCGGCAGCGGCGGCTCTTCAGCACGATGCTCAGTATCTTGCTGGAGTCGAAGCTGAGATGGAAAAGCTTGCGAAGTCTCTCAATGACACTGGGCTGCCAGGCCAGCTACGTATGCTGCTCGCCTATATCCCCCTCGCAACCAAGGAATCTTTGGTCGCCGCGTTCGATCAGCGGCTGAAAGGACTTCAATGAGCATAACGTCCTTCGACTGGCCCAACATCTCCCAACTCACGGGGGATCAACTGAAAAATCAAGTGTTCTCGATCCTCTATGAGACTTCCTGCAGCTTGCAGGAAGAAGAGTTGGGCGAACCGCACATGCTCGAAGTTGTTCCCCGCTTGGCACAGCTAATAGAGACGCACGAGGAACTTGGCACTTACAGGGAGGCTTTCAGCGCCCTTGCACGCTCGTTAGGATTGTGGAACTACATCGACCGTGACTATGCTGACATTCGAGATGCCCTTGTTGCGGATACTGCTGAGATCCGCGATTTAGGAATCGTCCTGCACCGCGAACAGCAAGCGGCCCTCAACGCTCTTTTGTTCGGAAACAACCTCGTTCTCAGCGCTCCGACCAGTTTTGGAAAAAGCATCCTGATCGACGCACTGCTGCTGGAGGAACGCTTCAAGCGCGTCGCGATAGTACTTCCGACTATCGCGCTGCTCGATGAATTCCGGCGTCGCCTGGTACGCCAGTTCAAAGATACGTTCGATATACTCATGCATCACTCAGAGACATCGGAAAGCGAACGAGTCATCTTTCTGGGCACGCAAGAGCGTTTGATCAACAGAGACGATCTCGGGAAGCTTGATCTGGTCGTCGTTGATGAGTTCTACAAGCTCGATCCCGAGCGGAAAGACTCACGCAGCATCACCCTGAATGCAGCTGTATATCGGTTACTGAGCAAGGCAAAGCAATTCTTTTTCTTGGGACCAAACATAGACATCGTCAACGTCTCAGCTGGAAGTAGATGGCAGTTTTCATTTTTGAAGACCCGATTCTCTACAGTGGCGGTGGACACCGCCGATCTCACTAAGATCGACAACAAAGAAGAACGGCTACTGGAAGAGGCAGTGAAGCCGGAGAACTGGCCAGCTCTCATTTTTGTCTCATCACCAGACAGGGCCAATACGTTGGCTGCGTTAATGCTTCAACGCGACATTCGAGTTGGAAGCGGAGCGGAGCTTGCCGCATGGATGAACGAAAATTATGGCGTCGGCTGGAGCCTTAGCAACTCGGTAGCCGCCGGTATCGGAGTTCATCACGGACGAATACCTCGCGCCTTAGCATCGCGATTCGTCAGCCTCTTCAATCAAAATGTCCTGCCGGTGCTCATCTGCACGTCAACGCTTATAGAGGGTGTAAACACCGCAGCGAAGTCGGTTCTCATCTACGACAAGAAGATTAACAAGAGTAATTACGACTTCTTCACATTTTCCAACATTAAGGGCAGAGCAGGGAGATTGGGCAAGCACCACGTTGGACAGGTGTTTCTGTTTAATGCACCACCTGCAAAGGAGGACTACGGCATTTCAGCGCCACTGTTTGGGGATATCGATGATGCTCCCGATGAATACATCGTTCACATTGAAGGCGACGATAGCACTACCACATCGGCTACACGAACGATTGAACTCGCCACCCGTCTCGGGCTTAAGCCGGAAGATCTGAGAAGGTTCTCAACCATTGGGATCTCCTCTATGGAGGCGTTTCGAGATTCAGTTGCGCGTGCGCTCAATGAACGCGCCGCATTGATTTGGAGCGGCTATCCGGCCTGGGAAAATATCCTGGCGCTGGCCACGATACTTTGCTCTGTGCGAAAGGCTGATGAGTTCGGTTGCCGTACCGCAGCTCAGCTGTCCATGTACATAAACCAATTGCGCAATGCAACGCAGGTCAAGCGATTCTTTCTGTGGCACTCTCAAACCTATCGGGGTAAGCCGGAACAGATGGATAACATTTTCAAATTTCTGCGCGCCTGCGAATTCAATCTACCGGAATTCATCGCGCTCATTGAACTCTTCGTGAAGAACGCCGGTTACAACCAAGCCGATTACACTTACCTCACTGGTGGCCTGCCTCGATGGTTCAGATCGGAAGTGCTTAAGATTCTGGAAGAGCAGGGCGTGCCAATTCAAATTTCCGAGCGTTTTCATGTTGAGGGTGACACCGTTCGTTCTTTGGGTACACGTCTACAAGCCCTCGCAGGCTCACGAGACGCACGGATTTCGGCATTTGAACGGAACTGGGTACTTGAGGCGCTCCCGTCTTGATGATGCAAAATCAGGATGATGTCGATCCGCTGGAGATCTACCTCGAACTGAATCGGCGTATCGCGGCAAGGAAAACGGTGCCACATGACGTGGATGAGGGGCCGGCAGAAAGCTACTGAGGCTGAAAACTCAGCGCGCGGTTCGTTCCCTTACCCCGTTGATCTCCGGCGGGTTCAGAGAACGGCGATTGGCCTTCGAAGGCGTTGATGTATAGATCGATTCTGTACCCCGTCAGCACCCTCATGAGCACCGGTTCAGGAAATTCACCGAATCGCGTCCCAAACCTCTGCCGAATTCCGGCAGAGGTTTGCAGATCAGTCCTGTGAAGTCGGATTGTGGGCAGTAATAGCTCTTGAATTAACCAGTTAACCTCTATTTGATCAGAGCAGTTCCTCTAGCACTCACGAGGTGATCGAGCTTAGTCACCAGATCCTCAGCACGCAGGTGCGTATATCGCTTCAGCATTTGCATAGACTTATGACCGCTGATCGCGGAGACCTCTTGGTCAGAAAATCCTGCTTCCACAAATCGACTTACGGCTTCATGTCTGAGGTCGTGGAAGCGGACATCCTCGAGGCCCTGTTGACGCTTGATATTCAGCCACACAGGATTGAACTGGTAGGGGTGGCGTTTGCTATCACGTCCGGGCTCACCGTAGAAGATCAGGTCTGTGTCTTTAGGGCGGACAGGATGATTTAGCGCTTCACGGAAGAGTGCTGCAGCGGTGGTTGTTAGTGGAACGGTGCGGGGAGATGTGTTCTTTGTCTCCAGAAGGCGAACAATACGCCTCTTCAAGTCCACCTGCATTTTGCGCAAAGTAAGAATCTCAGAAGAACGCATACCTGTTTCAAGGGCAATGCGAACGATCCAGCGCAACATTGGGTTTGAGTGCTGATCTACGGCGACGAGCAACCGCTTCTCTTCATCTGGCGTGAGTCGGCGGTTACGTCCTGGGCCAGGTGCGGGGCGGCGGATGTTCATCACCGGGTTCGACGGCAGGCCGATGCCCCACTCTTTGATCGCCACGGTGAACAGGTGGCCGAGCAACGCGAGGTCGAGCCGAACAGTATTGTTCGAGCGCGGAATGGGTTTGCCCTTTGCGTCTTTGCGGTCCTCCCCAGCAAGACGTGTGTCTCTAAATTTTGCAACGATCTCAGGCGTGAGCGCGGTGAGCGAATACTTGCCCAGGTGCTCGATGAGAATCTTCGAGCGGTTGTGATCGGAAACCTGAGTACTGGGCCGCTTGGTCGGCGTCACTTCAGCAATGTAGCGTTCGAGCGCCTTAGCGACGGTGAGGCGATCCGCTGGCGCGCGCTGGATGTATGCGCCGCGCACCATGTCGTCTTCCGTGCGGCGAGCCCAGTCTTCCGCATCGCGCTTCGTGCGAAAGGTCTTCGATGTCGTAGGCCATCCGGTCTTGCGGATGACAGCTTTCCACTTGCCGAGATCGGTCTTTACGAGGGTCGCCAAGCGTACCTCCGGTGTGTACCGCGAGAGCGGCACTGTACCTCAAGTGTACCTCGGTTGGATTTTTGGAAGGAGTGGTGGGCCCACCAGGATTCGAACCTGGAACCAAAGCATTATGAGTGCTCTGCTCTAACCGTTGAGCTATAGGCCCTTTATGTCGATTTCGATCTTTTTTCCCGAGGTCGAAATCTTGCCTCGATTGTACCTCAGTCCGTTGGTGCAGCTGCTGATTATGAGTCCGCTGCTCTAACCGATTGAGCTATAGGCCCGGAGTGATATCTGCGGTGTATGCCGGTCTGTTCTGATTGTAAACTCCCGTGTCTGGAGCTCGGCTTTGCCTTGAGGGGAGGGTGATCTCGCGCGGCTTGTGTCTGAGTCTGCGTTTTCCTCAGCGCGTTTTCGCTGGAATGCGTGAAGAAGTCTCGCTCCTCTGTCGCTTTTGCGGGTTATGTCCGGTTGCATCCTGCTGAATTCAATCATTGTTCATCGTTTTCAGCGCGTTCGTCACGTAACGTAAGCGCTGGCACATCCTTTTCTTACGAACTTGCACGCGCGAGCTTCGAGGAAGCGGGATGAGTCAAGCCGGTGAGCTGGTATTCCGCTCGGACGCACCGGTGAGAGCCGAATCGCACCTCCAAACAATCGGCCTGTTTTATTGCACAGGTTTACCTTCGGAGACCAAGTTATGCAGAATCTGTGCCCCGCCATGGGGCGTGTGCGTATTTCTTTTTTGATCCTCTTGTGCTGCCTGCTGGCCATCCCAGCCGCGATCGCGCAGTCTACCCAGGGCATCATCCTTGGCACCGTCAAGGACAGTTCCGGCGCGGTTGTGCCCAATGCTTCGGTGACCCTTACCAATACCGACGAGGGCACAACCCGCAACACCACGACAGATGCGGCCGGCAGCTACCACTTTGAAGATGTTCCTGCGGCTCATTACGCTGTTGCCATCGAGCTCGCGGGCTTTGAGAAGTGGACGACTTCAGGCCTGGTCCTTGCTGTCCGTCAGCAGTTGCGCGTCGATGCCGCGCTGGCTGTTGGAAATGTGCAGCAGGTGGTCAATGTATCGAGCGATGCGGTCAGCACCATCGATACGGTGACGCCGTCCATCAGCGCGGTTTACAACAAGACCGACGTCGACAATCTTCCGGTCAATACCCGCGCCAGCTCTTCCGGAACGAGTGCGTTGAGCATCGTTGGCGAGCTGCCCGGCGTGCAGCCCGACGGAGGCTCCTTCTCGCTGCAGGGCGCACTGCCCTTCCAGACGGAGGTCTCTGTGGACGGAACCACGGTGCAGAGCGCCACCGGAAATTCGCCCATCGCCGATGCCTTTCCTTCTAGCGAATCGATCAGCGAGCTGCGTGCCGACGGAGTCCAGAACAACGCCGAATTCGGCCAGCCCGGTGAGATTACCGTCACGACCAAGGGCGGCACGAATACGATTCATGGATCGGCGTTCTGGTATCACCAGAATGCGGCCTTCGACGCCATTCCCTACACCTACCCGATCACGACAACCAAGCCCAAGCTGGTTGCCAACACCTTCGGCGCGAGCTTCGGTGGTCCGGTCGTCATTCCGCATCTGTATGACGGTCACAACCGCACCTTCATTTACGGCGCTTACGAAGGCTGGCGGCATCCCTCGCAGGAAACCGAGTCCTACGTCGTTCCCAGCACGCTGATGAAGGAAGGCGACTTCTCGAAGTATGTCTCGAGCGGCTTTACCGGGCTGAACGATCCGTTCACCGGCGGCAGCTATGGCACCAAGCTGCCTTCGATCAGCGCGGTTGCGACCAAGCTGCTGCAGTTCTTCCCTGATCCCAACGTGGGCGATCCAAGCGCCTATACCGACAATGGTGTTGCCAACTATGTGGTGAACCAGGACAACAGCCGGCATTCCGACCAGTTCGACATCCGCGGCGATCAGTATTTCGGTTCGAATCAGAAGTTTCTGCTCTGGGGCCGTTTCACCTGGAAGAACTTCCCGACGACCAATCCCGAGCCGCTCCTGGTGCCTGAAGGCCAGAGCACGAACCAGAACCGCGTTCTGAAGATCAGCGCCAATTACAGCTTCACGCCGAATCTGATCAATGAATTCGGCTACGGCTTTACCTGGGTCACGACCGGCAACACCAACAACTTCAACGGCACGGCTTTCACAGACAGCCTGGGCCTGGTTGGCCTGCAGAACCTCTTCTACAACGGGCTTCCCGAGCTGGACTTCTACAACCTGAGCTCGCTGAACGCCGATCGCCTCGACTCGCTGACCAAGTCCCGGACGGCGGTGTATACCGACTCGCTGAGCTGGAACATTCGGAACCACAGCCTCCGCTTCGGCCTCGACATCCGCACCCTGGAGGCGATCACCCCGCTCGGCTTCAATGGATCGGACAACTACGGGACCTTCCAGTTCAATACCGACAAGAGCACAGGCATGTTCACGGGTGTGGACTTCGCCGACTTCCTCAGTGGCCTGCCCAACCAGACCTTCTATGACGTCGTCCAGGAAGATAACGACGGCACATCCATCCACTACCACTTCTACGCGCAGGATCAGTGGATCGTCACACCGCGGCTCACGCTCAGCTATGGCCTCCGTTATGAGCTGCATCCTGGCTATACCGACGCTCACGGCGACATCGGTAACTTCGATCCCAGCAAGCCTCTCTCCGGCGAAGCCATTTATCCGGACGGCAAGTCCAGCCTGCTGTCCACCGCCTTCCTGGAGAGTGCCAACGCCTGCCTGCCTTACGGCACAACCAGCGGTTCGGCCACGGTCAACGGCGCTTCCTGCATGCCGGTGCTCTCGAACAGCGAGGCGGGTTTGCCCGGTGGCCTCAAGAAGTATCCTCACCTGCGCTTCATGCCGCGCTTCGGCTTTGCCTGGCGTCCCTTCGACAATGACAAGACGGCAGTGCGCGGCGGCGTGGGCATGTACAACATCACCATGCTGGGTTCGAACTTCTACTCCCTCACCGGCACGCTCCAGGCGCAGACGACGCAGTACACCAACACCTACAACTCCAGCACGCATGCCATCGGCTATCAGTGGCCGGTCATCTATGCCGGAGCCGGCGACGGCGGCTGCACCACCTGCTATGGCCAGGACTACTTCGGAACGGCGAACAGCGTGAACTGGAAGGACCCCTACACCTACCAGTGGAGCCTGAGCATCGACCACGACTTTGGCGGCGGCAGTGCCGGCCGTATCTCTTACATCGGCTCGGAGACGCACCAGCTGGTCTGGGCTCCGGACGAAAATACCTTGCCCTTTTCTTCCACCGTCTCGGCTGCAAACCAGCCGCTGAGCGCCCGCCTCTTCCCGAACTTCGGCCGCATCAATACCCGCGCCACCGGCGCCAACGAGAGCTACCACTCGGTGCAGCTCGATGCGTCGCACCGCTTCCAGCGCGGGCTGGAGTTCGACTCCTCCTACACCTTCGCGAAGGCTCTGGCCGATAACCAAGGTCCGGCGAGCACGGGCTTTGCCGGGGAAAGCGGCGGCTCCCGCGCTACTTCCATCCTGGATCGCCACGCGGACTTCGGTAATGTCGGAGGCACCCGCCGCAACCGCTGGAACACGACGATGGTCTATGACCTGCCCTTCGGTCGTGGACGCGAGTTTGGCAGTGGAATGTCCCGCATCGCCGATCTCCTCGTCGGTGGATGGCGCCTCTCGAACATCTTCCTCTGGCAGAGCGGTCCGTTTGAATCGCCTTACTTCGACTCCGGAGAAGGCGATCCCTCCGGCACCGGATCGGGCCTGACCAGCACCAACACCGGCTTCGATCCCGGCCATCGCAACCAGGCCGCCGATCGTGCCGCCGGGGTCAGCATCGCTCCGCACAACCGCACCCGCACCAACTGGATCAACACCGCTGCCTTCGTCTGCCCTGGCTACCCTGGCTGGACGCCGGGAACGGCCTGCACCACCGGCAGCGGCGCCGGCGCCTATCCCAACCCCATCGGCCGCTTCGGCAATGCCGGAGTCGGCTCGGTGGTTGGGCCTGGAACAGTGAACCTCTCCTCCGGGCTCAGCAAGGTCTTTTCGGTCACCGAACGGGTCAAGCTGCGCGCTGAGGGCACGTTCACCAACGTGCTCAACCACACGAACCTCGGCGACCCCAACATGGATATCAGCTCCGGCAGCTACGGGCTGATTTCCAGCACCATCGGATCGGACTTCGGCGGAGCACGTAGCGGCCAGGTCTCGATGCGGCTGGATTTTTAACACCGCACCGCAGTCGCAAACAGCACGAGGGGGACGGCTTTAGCCGTCCCCCTCGTATTTGTAGCCATTACAGTTACGAACCGCGGATGCCTCGCATCCCGTGGTCTTCGAGATGTCGGAACCGTTAAGCCCCGTTCCTCATACAAGCCAAAACCGGACTTGTATGGGCCACCGTCGGTCTATGTTTCTACTTGAGTCCCGTGTCCCCGGCTCGCGACCATCGGGAGCGGAGGCCGAAGGCGGAAAACCTGGCCGGTCAGTTCCCGAAAACCTGGCCGGTCAGTTCGTTTCGTTCCAGAGAAACGCCAGCTCATCGGCCTCATCGTCCACCAGTTGGGTGACTGAGACTCCTGCGCTGTGTCCGCCCTTGAGTGAGTAGTGCAGCAGGATCGGCCGGTCGCTCCCGCTCGAGGCCTGCATCAGCGCGGCCATCTTGCGCGCATGCAGCGGGTCGACGCGCGTGTCGCTATCGCCGGTGAAGAACATGATGGCCGGATACTTCGTGCCCGGCTTCACGTTCTGGTAGGGAGAATACTTCACGAGATAAGGAAAGTCTTTCTCGTTTTCCGCGCTGCCATACTCGGTTGTCCACAGGCGTCCGAACTCAAACTTCTGGTAGCGCAGCATGTCGAGCAGCGGATAGCCGCACCAGATCGCGCCGTAGAGGTCGGGCCGCTGTGTCATGGCCGCACCCATCAGCAGACCGCCGTTCGAACGTCCGCGCAGGGCAAAGTGCTTGGGCGATGTGTAACCGTTCTTGATCAGATATTCGCCGGCTGCGAAGAGGTCGTCGAAGACATTCTGTTTATTCCCGAACATCGCGGCCTTGTGCCATGGCTCGCCGTATTCATTGCCGCCGCGCAGGTTGGGCAGTGCGAAGTAGCCCCCCTGCTCCATCCAG harbors:
- a CDS encoding TonB-dependent receptor, with the protein product MQNLCPAMGRVRISFLILLCCLLAIPAAIAQSTQGIILGTVKDSSGAVVPNASVTLTNTDEGTTRNTTTDAAGSYHFEDVPAAHYAVAIELAGFEKWTTSGLVLAVRQQLRVDAALAVGNVQQVVNVSSDAVSTIDTVTPSISAVYNKTDVDNLPVNTRASSSGTSALSIVGELPGVQPDGGSFSLQGALPFQTEVSVDGTTVQSATGNSPIADAFPSSESISELRADGVQNNAEFGQPGEITVTTKGGTNTIHGSAFWYHQNAAFDAIPYTYPITTTKPKLVANTFGASFGGPVVIPHLYDGHNRTFIYGAYEGWRHPSQETESYVVPSTLMKEGDFSKYVSSGFTGLNDPFTGGSYGTKLPSISAVATKLLQFFPDPNVGDPSAYTDNGVANYVVNQDNSRHSDQFDIRGDQYFGSNQKFLLWGRFTWKNFPTTNPEPLLVPEGQSTNQNRVLKISANYSFTPNLINEFGYGFTWVTTGNTNNFNGTAFTDSLGLVGLQNLFYNGLPELDFYNLSSLNADRLDSLTKSRTAVYTDSLSWNIRNHSLRFGLDIRTLEAITPLGFNGSDNYGTFQFNTDKSTGMFTGVDFADFLSGLPNQTFYDVVQEDNDGTSIHYHFYAQDQWIVTPRLTLSYGLRYELHPGYTDAHGDIGNFDPSKPLSGEAIYPDGKSSLLSTAFLESANACLPYGTTSGSATVNGASCMPVLSNSEAGLPGGLKKYPHLRFMPRFGFAWRPFDNDKTAVRGGVGMYNITMLGSNFYSLTGTLQAQTTQYTNTYNSSTHAIGYQWPVIYAGAGDGGCTTCYGQDYFGTANSVNWKDPYTYQWSLSIDHDFGGGSAGRISYIGSETHQLVWAPDENTLPFSSTVSAANQPLSARLFPNFGRINTRATGANESYHSVQLDASHRFQRGLEFDSSYTFAKALADNQGPASTGFAGESGGSRATSILDRHADFGNVGGTRRNRWNTTMVYDLPFGRGREFGSGMSRIADLLVGGWRLSNIFLWQSGPFESPYFDSGEGDPSGTGSGLTSTNTGFDPGHRNQAADRAAGVSIAPHNRTRTNWINTAAFVCPGYPGWTPGTACTTGSGAGAYPNPIGRFGNAGVGSVVGPGTVNLSSGLSKVFSVTERVKLRAEGTFTNVLNHTNLGDPNMDISSGSYGLISSTIGSDFGGARSGQVSMRLDF
- a CDS encoding DUF1837 domain-containing protein; this translates as MEANIAIVGVETQARQCGRQILFITYAEHRYSGTYRKLSLGPTLSVYDQKPARFLIDLTDKKHANLNSSIYCAGFELGKWRCSQLAFHLAEWLPDYALIEEELRVNHGNMVLKLNQAAIRVYTSEKYQKRGEAGEIALHAVCRDFFQTIPISPRVFYKSASNDLVKAFDMVHARLPEGEPVELWLGESKLWEQGDSAIADAIKSVRAHIDAGFLANEKLILGPQIPKDTPRYEEIVKLFHKSTSLDSFLKSSVFVIGILCDSASAAAALQHDAQYLAGVEAEMEKLAKSLNDTGLPGQLRMLLAYIPLATKESLVAAFDQRLKGLQ
- a CDS encoding site-specific integrase; this translates as MATLVKTDLGKWKAVIRKTGWPTTSKTFRTKRDAEDWARRTEDDMVRGAYIQRAPADRLTVAKALERYIAEVTPTKRPSTQVSDHNRSKILIEHLGKYSLTALTPEIVAKFRDTRLAGEDRKDAKGKPIPRSNNTVRLDLALLGHLFTVAIKEWGIGLPSNPVMNIRRPAPGPGRNRRLTPDEEKRLLVAVDQHSNPMLRWIVRIALETGMRSSEILTLRKMQVDLKRRIVRLLETKNTSPRTVPLTTTAAALFREALNHPVRPKDTDLIFYGEPGRDSKRHPYQFNPVWLNIKRQQGLEDVRFHDLRHEAVSRFVEAGFSDQEVSAISGHKSMQMLKRYTHLRAEDLVTKLDHLVSARGTALIK
- a CDS encoding DEAD/DEAH box helicase produces the protein MSITSFDWPNISQLTGDQLKNQVFSILYETSCSLQEEELGEPHMLEVVPRLAQLIETHEELGTYREAFSALARSLGLWNYIDRDYADIRDALVADTAEIRDLGIVLHREQQAALNALLFGNNLVLSAPTSFGKSILIDALLLEERFKRVAIVLPTIALLDEFRRRLVRQFKDTFDILMHHSETSESERVIFLGTQERLINRDDLGKLDLVVVDEFYKLDPERKDSRSITLNAAVYRLLSKAKQFFFLGPNIDIVNVSAGSRWQFSFLKTRFSTVAVDTADLTKIDNKEERLLEEAVKPENWPALIFVSSPDRANTLAALMLQRDIRVGSGAELAAWMNENYGVGWSLSNSVAAGIGVHHGRIPRALASRFVSLFNQNVLPVLICTSTLIEGVNTAAKSVLIYDKKINKSNYDFFTFSNIKGRAGRLGKHHVGQVFLFNAPPAKEDYGISAPLFGDIDDAPDEYIVHIEGDDSTTTSATRTIELATRLGLKPEDLRRFSTIGISSMEAFRDSVARALNERAALIWSGYPAWENILALATILCSVRKADEFGCRTAAQLSMYINQLRNATQVKRFFLWHSQTYRGKPEQMDNIFKFLRACEFNLPEFIALIELFVKNAGYNQADYTYLTGGLPRWFRSEVLKILEEQGVPIQISERFHVEGDTVRSLGTRLQALAGSRDARISAFERNWVLEALPS